In the Scomber japonicus isolate fScoJap1 chromosome 18, fScoJap1.pri, whole genome shotgun sequence genome, one interval contains:
- the LOC128379102 gene encoding centriolar coiled-coil protein of 110 kDa-like, with the protein MCGCREMESYEDFCLRSLDILQEEGTFKKRTCDPLCSLKACSVIRFHGRAVLSPLLSVEQRNEMCDYRQRAVQLELDMQSKQRDKLLARVQDILDQAQAHKVPSEEADKLPVSKSATVNGYTLVTDSPGLTRDSGLGLQTNNQTASTCSDTAILNGYKAVEEVKVETEEKSEEEEEEEEDISLDSLLKRSREYVKREQSQGSRAVHTVTRTPPPETVSEQDNKTRSPMGNTGVEFGFSLHHSPNGPPQTQIQHQTLYDPNPQQSASLSPSLPDRYVRLPSPESSISPRAHRRRPRPVSTGNIHFSFPIGPADLIPRSPGRSGEGAGMVDWGEAFSGATRSPDHWGPMGIESGVGVSSSGNRRSSHCGTSPVQEVCSPVNTSGHSPMGQHDILASGFRRRCHTLDSQLHTYHAGLEHIDRSQERVPRFMAGITWLAPSRRNPVAPLNQSYEIENPSPSLLRPRVKHDLTQVKLKMEPDEPQVSHNGRITPTVLRNAAEAQARETGGTQRRAHALEDMQWRLEEEHALQMSLLLAEQEKEQQRLCLELEETERKPKEQECVRPLSGDACRWNRRSVSDSCPAVSPSCPGLSPAHTPAERSPGHSMGFPSPVSSSVSSPSVQPPVYVWGPNWVANKPRARLSLVLTAEQQRALCRIGAITRGFLTRRLLKIDKVKHLRQTIVDTQEFIRSFKTEAPQKKGSFSAQDVSLQERVRAQLRAALYDIHEIFFEMPLEERLALLQQDRELRAERKLRDMEKSKCPKERGVLSAATQRSLDRKKRVGESPAQARKMQQKPKSPTTNRVLKPSQGQNSPVSNQLNRQGSWYRKTPEERVRRSDNLKKQHSLG; encoded by the exons TTGAGTGTAGAGCAGCGCAATGAGATGTGTGACTACAGACAGAGGGCAGTCCAGCTGGAGTTGGACATGCAGAGCAAGCAGAGAGACAAGCTTTTGGCCCGGGTTCAAGACATACTGGACCAAGCTCAG GCACACAAAGTTCCGAGTGAAGAGGCTGACAAATTGCCAGTTTCTAAATCTGCGACAGTCAATGGCTACACTCTGGTCACTGACTCACCTGGACTTACTAGAGACTCCGGACTTGGGcttcaaacaaacaatcagACTGCCTCTACATGCTCTGATACTGCCATCCTCAATGGCTACAAGGCAGTGGAGGAAGTAAAGgtagagacagaagagaagagtgaggaggaagaggaagaggaggaggatattAGTTTGGACAGCCTTCTCAAGCGATCAAGGGAGTATGTGAAGAGAGAGCAGAGTCAGGGGTCAAGAGCTGTCCACACAGTCACTCGGACGCCCCCACCTGAGACTGTCTCTGAGCAGGACAATAAGACCCGTAGTCCCATGGGGAATACTGGCGTTGAGTTTGGATTCAGTCTGCACCATAGCCCTAATGGCCCACCTCAGACCCAGATCCAGCATCAAACTCTGTACGATCCCAATCCCCAACAATCTGCCAGTCTCTCCCCTAGTCTACCTGATCGGTATGTCCGTCTCCCCAGTCCAGAGTCCAGCATTAGTCCCCGAGCACATAGACGCAGACCACGCCCAGTGTCTACAGGAAACATCCATTTCTCATTCCCCATCGGCCCAGCAGATCTTATTCCCCGAAGCCCAGGAAGGTCAGGGGAAGGTGCTGGCATGGTGGACTGGGGTGAAGCGTTCTCAGGGGCCACAAGGTCCCCTGATCACTGGGGCCCAATGGGGATTGAAAGTGGGGTAGGTGTTAGCAGTAGTGGCAATCGACGATCCAGCCATTGTGGTACCAGTCCAGTGCAGGAGGTCTGTAGCCCTGTCAACACCTCAGGGCACAGCCCGATGGGTCAACATGACATTTTGGCCTCAGGATTTCGCCGGCGCTGTCACACCTTGGACAGTCAGCTGCATACGTACCACGCTGGACTTGAGCATATAGACCGCAGCCAGGAGAGGGTCCCTCGTTTCATGGCAGGAATTACATGGTTGGCCCCAAGTCGGCGGAACCCTGTAGCCCCCTTGAACCAGTCATATGAGATAGAGAATCCCTCACCATCCCTGCTGAGGCCCCGCGTGAAACATGACTTGACACAGGTCAAACTCAAGATGGAGCCTGATGAACCTCAAGTGTCACACAATGGCAGGATCACACCAACTGTGCTCAGAAATGCAGCCGAGGCACAGGCCAGAGAGACAG GGGGGACCCAGAGGCGAGCACACGCTCTTGAGGACATGCAATGGCGTCTAGAGGAGGAGCATGCCTTGCAGATGTCTCTGCTCCTGGCTGAGCAGGAGAAAGAGCAACAGCGCCTCTGTCTG GAGTTGGAGGAGACCGAGAGAAAGCCGAAGGAGCAGGAGTGTGTGCGGCCTCTGAGTGGGGATGCTTGTAGGTGGAACCGCAGGTCTGTGAGTGACAGCTGTCCTGCTGTGAGCCCCTCTTGCCCTGGACTAAGCCCTGCCCACACACCAGCAGAAAGATCACCTGGACACAGTATGG gttTTCCCAGTCCTGTCAGTTCCAGTGtgtcctctccctctgtccagCCTCCTGTCTATGTGTGGGGACCCAATTGGGTAGCTAACAAACCTCGGGCAAGGCTAAGTCTG GTTCTGAcagcagaacagcagagagcaTTGTGTCGAATTGGTGCCATCACTCGCGGCTTCCTCACACGCAGACTGCTCAAAATAGACAAGGTCAAACACCTGCGTCAGACCATCGTG GATACACAAGAGTTCATCCGTTCATTCAAGACTGAAGCTCCACAGAAGAAGGGCAGCTTTTCAGCACAAGATGTCTCCCTGCAGGAGAGAGTTAGAGCCCAG TTACGTGCAGCCCTTTATGACATCCATGAAATCTTCTTTGAAATGCCTCTGGAGGAACGATTAGCATTGctgcagcaggacagagagcTCCGTGCAGAGAGGAAGTTACGCGACATG GAGAAATCCAAGTGCCCCAAGGAGAGAGGGGTTCTGTCTGCTGCCACACAGAGGTCTCTGGACCGTAAAAAGAG GGTTGGTGAATCCCCAGCCCAGGCTAGGAAGATGCAGCAGAAGCCAAAGAGCCCCACAACCAACAG aGTCCTGAAGCCAAGCCAAGGTCAAAATTCTCCTGTCTCAAACCAGCTGAACCGTCAGGG GAGCTGGTACAGAAAAACCCCAGAGGAAAGAGTGAGGCGCTCAGATAACCTGAAGAAGCAGCACTCTCTGGGTTGA
- the LOC128379257 gene encoding nuclear GTPase SLIP-GC-like: METPNFVRDKLIEWGFSEFIERFEDEEIDLESLLCLDDQEIAKLIPKTGPRSKFKKRLKALRVLPSTSDTTDNGENTDSGSLYFSLTELDILFDVKNIMTRVNNRLCQEDNTRLNAFLKAKISDLETDKRELVGVFGKSGAGKSSLINAIIKEKNLLPSGSVRACTTVMIKVEANMQNQKYEADIEFITKEEWKDELWTLFNFHGNNTDQEREEDEDYGDVAEKLSALYGDEWKNKSPESLMDNKYFREIPEFHQENIQRRKILSCGSAEELSAKLVKYTRTDSNDGAGKEVKRWYWPLVKCVTVKVPNKELLQHVTLVDLPGNGDRNKSRDKMWKGVVGSCSAVWIVTDINRAATEKEPWEILESTCSLMGNGGQCQHIHFICTKSDLIEDMDDLSAADEQIWKRNMQAKETVKAEFRKIPQIKKHFSDDCLTVFTVSSKEFLKQKRLSPDDTEIPKLQKFLQDLNDCHSQTLNYVSGAYGILSLIQGARCREVACQKEQVCKDIEEKLRQELDKVRKPMEEACKVFERCLCEGVENSKSSYGKHLKSVLNPPRVSGRGFHRKLKCVVENNGIHKPTKGKEINLNVKLASSLTDSIDEEFRKTFPNDGNCGPFNGVINTFSLDTKMLIDKYKDVELQLIFLKTEEEKIKTKLHKIIRERKKKIYSSLTETIKETMLECYQKAATFSGNDTLKNMRDIIERHVEHSKNTMFAQTKDVMLAQMTKLKEHILKTLQETMQKSIDLSMKTDDFSIPDFAKELEMLKLYHIELMGSPNEETSLIRFQTTDLITH; the protein is encoded by the exons ATGAAGAAATTGACCTAGAAAGTCTCCTGTGTCTCGATGACCAAGAAATTGCCAAACTGATTCCAAAAACGGGACCACGGTCAAAATTCAAAAAGAGACTCAAGGCATTAAGG GTTTTGCCCTCTACCAGTGACACAACTGATAACGGTGAAAACACA GATTCCGGctcactttatttttctttgacaGAACTCGACATATTgtttgatgtgaaaaatatcatGACACGTGTTAACAACAGACTATGTCAAGAAGACAACACAAGGCTCAATGCTTTCCTTAA GGCTAAAATCAGTGATTTGGAGACAGACAAGAGGGAGCTGGTTGGTGTCTTTGGTAAAAGTGGAGCTGGAAAGAGCTCTTTGATAAATGCCATCATCAAAGAGAAGAATCTTTTGCCCTCTGGAAGTGTCCGTGCATGTACCACGGTCATGATCAAGGTGGAGGCTAACATGCAAAACCAAAAGTATGAAGCTGACATTGAGTTTATTACAAAAGAG gAGTGGAAAGATGAGTTGTGGACCTTGTTCAATTTTCATGGGAATAATACGGAtcaggagagggaggaagatgaagactATGGTGACGTTGCTGAAAAGCTGTCAGCACTATATGGAGATGAATGGAAAAACAAATCCCCTGAAAGCCTCATGGACAACAAATATTTCAGGGAAATTCCTGAATTTCACCAAGAAAACATCCAGAGGAGGAAGATTTTGTCATGTGGATCA GCCGAAGAGCTATCTGCCAAACTTGTCAAATACACAAGAACCGACTCAAACGATGGAGCAGGTAAAGAAGTAAAGAGGTGGTACTGGCCACTAGTGAAGTGTGTGACTGTCAAGGTGCCTAATAAAGAACTTCTTCAGCATGTCACACTTGTGGATCTTCCTGGAAATGGGGACCGCAACAAGAGCAGAGATAAAATGTGGAAAGGG GTTGTTGGGAGTTGCTCTGCTGTGTGGATTGTGACTGACATTAATCGAGCAGCAACAGAGAAAGAACCCTGGGAGATCCTGGAAAGTACCTGTAGCCTCATGGGAAATGGTGGCCAGTGTCAGCACATTCACTTCATCTGCACAAAGTCTGATCTTATAGAAGATATGGATGACCT TTCAGCAGCTGATGAACAAATTTGGAAAAGGAACATGCAAGCCAAGGAAACAGTTAAAGCTGAATTCCGAAAAATCCCCCAAATTAAG AAACACTTCAGTGATGACTGCTTGACAGTGTTCACAGTGAGCTCCAAAGAGTTTCTAAAACAAAAacgtctgagtccagatgacacTG AAATTCCCAAACTTCAGAAATTTTTACAAGATCTCAATGACTGTCACTCACAGACATTAAACTATGTGTCTGGAGCTTATGGGATTCTCTCTCTGATTCAAGGAGCCAGGTGTAGAGAAGTG GCTTGCCAAAAAGAACAGGTGTGCAAAGACATTGAAGAAAAGTTGAGGCAGGAACTTGATAAAGTCAGAAAACCCATGGAAGAGGCCTGTAAGGTCTTTGAAAGATGCCTTTGTGAGGGGGTTGAAAATTCAAAAAGTTCATATGGAAAACACTTGAAGAGCGTCTTAAATCCACCT AGGGTATCAGGTCGTGGTTTTCACAGAAAACTGAAGTGTGTTGTTGAGAACAATGGCATCCACAAACCAACAAAGGGGAAAGAAATAAACCTCAATGTGAAGTTAGCATCAAGCCTGACTGACAGCATCGATGAGGAATTCAGGAAGACTTTCCC AAATGATGGAAATTGTGGACCATTCAACGGAGTCATCAATACATTTTCACTTGACACAAAGATGCTGATTGACAAGTACAAAGATGTGGAACTGCAGCTGATATTTCTCAAGACAGAG GAGGAAAAAATTAAGACAAAACTCCACAAAATCATCCGGGAGCGTAAGAAAAAAATCTACAGCAGTCTGACAGAGACAATCAAGGAAACCATGCTAGAATGCTATCAAa AAGCAGCAACATTTAGTGGAAATGACACGCTGAAAAACATGAGGGACATTATTGAGAGACATGTCGAGCATTCGAAGAACACCATGTTTGCACAAACTAAAGATGTCATGTTGGCCCAGATGACGAAACTGAAA GAGCACATCTTGAAGACTCTGCAGGAAACTATGCAGAAATCAATCGACCTGTCAATGAAGACAGATGATTTCTCAATCCCAG attttgcaAAAGAGCTTGAGATGTTGAAGCTATACCACATTGAATTAATGGGAAGTCCAAATGAAGAGACATCACTAATTAG gTTCCAGACAACAGACCTGATCACACACTGA